In bacterium, a genomic segment contains:
- a CDS encoding response regulator: MARRALIVDDDRSVRFVIREALRGQGWEVEEADDGALVEERLESARYDLLLLDLYMPGMNGYEVLRRIRQPHGGVLPVWKTRPDVRIVVLSGAAGQGGLDFAERLGADTCLRKPFDVADILAAARGR; the protein is encoded by the coding sequence GTGGCGCGGAGAGCCCTGATCGTGGACGACGACCGATCCGTCCGCTTCGTCATCCGCGAGGCGCTGCGCGGCCAGGGTTGGGAGGTCGAGGAAGCGGACGACGGCGCGCTGGTCGAGGAGCGGTTGGAGTCGGCGCGCTACGACCTGTTGCTGCTCGACCTCTACATGCCGGGGATGAACGGTTACGAGGTGCTGCGCCGCATCCGCCAGCCGCATGGCGGGGTGCTGCCGGTGTGGAAGACCCGACCCGACGTGCGCATCGTGGTGCTCTCCGGCGCCGCCGGGCAGGGCGGCCTCGACTTCGCGGAACGCCTCGGCGCCGACACCTGCCTGCGCAAGCCGTTTGACGTCGCCGACATCCTCGCCGCGGCGCGCGGCCGTTGA
- a CDS encoding biopolymer transporter ExbD, whose amino-acid sequence MAMDLGAGRGSKRPAPDMNVTPLIDVVLVLLIIFMAMTPVAARRFYVHTPKQEKEEVEQPAAEPQPPLVLSLAADGVITVNGVTLTRDELPDRLRRMFAARTDHVLFFDAADDVPFADAMQTMDAARAGGAVTIATLTQPLGAPAAGAPDPAP is encoded by the coding sequence ATGGCGATGGATCTGGGAGCCGGTCGGGGGAGCAAGCGGCCGGCGCCGGACATGAACGTGACGCCGTTGATCGACGTCGTGCTGGTGCTGCTCATCATCTTCATGGCGATGACACCGGTGGCGGCGCGGCGCTTCTACGTCCACACCCCGAAGCAGGAGAAGGAAGAGGTCGAGCAGCCCGCCGCCGAGCCGCAGCCGCCGCTGGTGCTCAGCCTCGCCGCCGATGGCGTCATCACGGTCAATGGCGTCACCCTGACCCGCGACGAGCTGCCCGACCGCCTGCGCCGCATGTTCGCGGCGCGCACCGACCACGTGTTGTTCTTCGACGCCGCCGACGACGTCCCGTTCGCCGACGCCATGCAGACCATGGACGCGGCCCGCGCCGGCGGCGCGGTCACCATCGCGACGCTGACGCAACCGCTCGGCGCGCCCGCCGCCGGCGCGCCCGACCCCGCCCCCTGA
- a CDS encoding biopolymer transporter ExbD, with the protein MKGASIGRRSPDSGVRPTINVTPLVDVVLVLLIIFMVVIPQLDQDVQIDLPSIFNPDPETQNGEPFKVHVKQKGEYHFHNQAYDLDGLIDVLEAEHAANPTRRLVVRADATMRYGDTRELQNRLREIGFQGMAFGVNVIDRREPGAADGSTTGG; encoded by the coding sequence GTGAAAGGCGCCAGCATCGGTCGCCGCTCGCCCGACAGCGGCGTGCGGCCCACCATCAACGTCACGCCGCTGGTCGACGTCGTGCTGGTGCTGCTCATCATCTTCATGGTCGTGATTCCGCAGCTCGACCAGGACGTCCAGATCGATCTGCCGAGCATCTTCAACCCGGACCCCGAGACCCAGAACGGCGAGCCCTTCAAGGTGCACGTGAAACAGAAGGGCGAGTACCACTTCCACAACCAGGCGTACGACCTCGACGGCCTGATCGACGTGCTCGAGGCCGAGCACGCCGCCAATCCCACCCGCCGCCTCGTCGTCCGCGCCGACGCCACCATGCGCTACGGCGATACCCGCGAGCTGCAGAACCGGCTGCGCGAGATCGGCTTTCAGGGCATGGCCTTCGGGGTCAACGTGATCGACCGGCGCGAGCCCGGCGCCGCCGACGGCAGCACCACCGGAGGCTGA
- a CDS encoding MotA/TolQ/ExbB proton channel family protein has translation MMSFNFADIWAHMGVPAMIIAGVLMTFGLASLTVFVERMFTLRRSRAASRQFAAAVGADVKAARIDAIIARAATPAYKHAHLAHIVRSALQAYQHALETADIGGLPPAERSRRHLERFMEEVGTDLRRGTSVLASVGSTAPFIGLLGTVVGIISAFQGIAATGSGGLSAVSAGISEALIETALGLAVAIPAVLVFNYLSNVIAREELLLQHSAGELLDTIDDWEERRAAAPSGATPERRATPEPAAAKPVRLETAIAGARA, from the coding sequence GTGATGTCGTTCAACTTCGCGGATATCTGGGCCCACATGGGCGTGCCGGCGATGATCATCGCCGGCGTGCTGATGACCTTCGGCCTGGCCTCGCTGACCGTCTTCGTCGAGCGCATGTTCACCCTGCGCCGCTCGCGCGCCGCCTCGCGCCAGTTCGCGGCGGCGGTCGGCGCCGACGTGAAGGCGGCGCGGATCGACGCCATCATCGCCCGCGCCGCCACGCCGGCCTACAAGCACGCCCACCTGGCGCACATCGTGCGCTCGGCGCTGCAGGCCTATCAGCATGCGCTGGAGACCGCCGACATCGGCGGCCTGCCGCCGGCCGAGCGCAGCCGCCGCCACCTGGAGCGCTTCATGGAGGAGGTCGGCACCGACCTGCGCCGCGGCACCAGCGTGCTCGCCTCGGTCGGCTCGACGGCGCCGTTCATCGGCCTGCTCGGCACCGTGGTCGGCATCATCTCCGCCTTCCAGGGCATCGCCGCCACCGGCTCCGGCGGCCTGTCGGCGGTCTCGGCCGGCATCTCGGAGGCGCTGATCGAGACCGCGCTCGGTCTCGCCGTCGCCATCCCGGCGGTGCTGGTGTTCAACTACCTGTCGAACGTGATCGCCCGCGAAGAGCTGCTGCTGCAGCACTCGGCGGGCGAGCTGCTCGACACCATCGACGACTGGGAGGAGCGCCGCGCCGCGGCGCCGAGCGGGGCGACGCCGGAGCGCCGCGCCACGCCGGAACCGGCCGCCGCCAAGCCGGTGCGCCTCGAAACCGCGATCGCCGGGGCGCGCGCGTGA